The proteins below come from a single Eucalyptus grandis isolate ANBG69807.140 chromosome 3, ASM1654582v1, whole genome shotgun sequence genomic window:
- the LOC104438120 gene encoding uncharacterized protein LOC104438120 isoform X1, which translates to MDIPSGVLTLPPPPVANEEGNSEGTRTDKVIPIKVIHPGLLEVAMTGHWTSVQQEVSHDSKSVMAEVMTVEDGPVTVLEAAVIGTHDHLVENLVELLPPRKENLNLKRALCNAARGGRIRMVKALISKIEFESESLALALLTAISWAPIQKEVIWYLARKISSRHDDTISKHDDIISSLTLAGHMDIVLFLENSQQAASEDTKHDRMLAYLVPMLSYFRSRARLNFWENIIYKNIPSCLFHTSFGKCKATELTKVSFIKRIVESKLRQEFGNLALLNKIFTMDIPKIREFLLTSNIVIDAASRGISDFVQLCLMFFPELMWEKNFTKELIKEVVKGRHVELFRRLSAHNTTPYLTDDELTRRSLMEAVVEWSPRCVSADVSGAAFLIQRELQWFKVVEDMSDPSLKRLKFKVSKEEDGSDPSFKSLKLEETKERRGKTYWEVFVEQRQDLLKEAGQWMKDTSSSCSLISTLIITVAFAAAFTAPGGNDDDGIPIFLKKSSFIVFAIADALALFSSVTATLMFLAILTSRYAIEDFVHSLPRKMILGLTFLFLSLAFMMVAFGSALTMVLNQRLEWIYIPITLFAAIPIILFALLQLPLYVEMFESTGWPPLYRPIKIWK; encoded by the exons ATGGATATCCCAAGCGGCGTGTTGACGTTGCCACCACCGCCAG TGGCTAATGAAGAAGGAAATTCAGAAGGCACAAGAACTGATAAAG TCATTCCAATAAAGGTGATCCATCCAGGATTGCTTGAGGTTGCAATGACAGGACATTGGACATCTGTCCAGCAAGAGGTTTCTCATGATAGCAAATCAGTGATGGCCGAAGTTATGACCGTAGAGGATGGACCTGTTACTGTGCTTGAGGCTGCGGTTATTGGCACACATGATCACTTGGTCGAGAACCTAGTCGAGCTCTTGcctccaagaaaagaaaatttaaatttaaagagGGCCCTCTGCAATGCTGCTCGAGGTGGAAGAATAAGGATGGTAAAGGCATTAATAagcaaaattgaatttgaatctgaaagTTTAGCCCTTGCCTTATTGACTGCGATTTCTTGGGCTCCTATTCAAAAGGAGGTTATTTGGTACCTGGCGAGGAAAATATCCTCCCGACATGATGATACTATCAGTAAGCATGATGATATTATCAGCAGCCTTACTCTGGCCGGTCATATGG ACATAGtcttatttttagaaaactCCCAGCAAGCGGCAAGTGAAGATACTAAACACGATAGAATGTTGGCATACTTGGTGCCTATGTTGTCTTACTTCCGTAGTAGAGCTAGACTCAACTTTTGGGAAAACATTATTTACAAAA ATATTCCTTCATGCTTGTTCCATACATCATTTGGCAAATGTAAAGCAACGGAGTTGACCAAAG TTTCTTTCATCAAAAGGATTGTAGAATCGAAGTTGAGGCAAGAATTTGGAAATCTAGCTCTTCTCAACAAGATATTTACTATGGATATTCCCAAAATACGGGAGTTTTTATTGACTTCAAACATTGTCATTGACGCTGCATCTCGTGGAATCTCTGACTTTGTCCAATTATGTTTGATGTTTTTCCCGGAGTTGAtgtgggaaaaaaatttcacaaaagaaCTGATCAAAGAAGTTGTGAAGGGACGGCATGTCGAGTTGTTTAGACGACTGAGCGCACACAACACAACTCCATATTTGACTGATGATGAGTTGACGAGACGTAGCCTGATGGAGGCAGTAGTAGAATGGTCACCAAGATGTGTATCGGCAGATGTTTCTGGAGCAGCTTTTCTTATACAGAGGGAACTTCAGTGGTTTAAG GTGGTGGAAGATATGAGCGATCCTTCTTTAAAACGTCTGAAGTTTAAG GTatcgaaagaggaagatgggAGCGATCCTTCTTTCAAAAGTCtaaaattggaagaaacaaaagaaaggagagggAAAACATATTGGGAAGTTTTTGTAGAACAACGCCAAGATTTGCTCAAAGAGGCTGGACAATGGATGAAGGATACATCATCATCCTGTAGTCTCATCTCGACTCTCATCATTACGGTAGCTTTTGCTGCTGCTTTTACGGCACCTGGAGGCAACGATGACGACGGGATCCCGATCTTTCTAAAGAAGAGCTCGTTTATTGTATTTGCGATTGCAGACGCTCTTGCTCTCTTCTCCTCTGTCACCGCCACCTTGATGTTCTTGGCTATCCTAACTTCACGCTATGCCATTGAAGATTTTGTCCACTCGCTGCCGAGAAAAATGATACTAGGCctcacttttctcttcctctctttggcCTTTATGATGGTAGCGTTTGGTTCTGCTCTTACAATGGTCTTAAACCAACGATTAGAGTGGATCTACATCCCAATTACTTTGTTTGCTGCCATTCCTATCATATTGTTTGCACTCCTACAGCTTCCCTTGTACGTTGAAATGTTCGAATCCACTGGCTGGCCTCCCCTCTACCGTCCCATTAAGATATGGAAATAA
- the LOC104438120 gene encoding uncharacterized protein LOC104438120 isoform X4, with the protein MDIPSGVLTLPPPPVANEEGNSEGTRTDKVIPIKVIHPGLLEVAMTGHWTSVQQEVSHDSKSVMAEVMTVEDGPVTVLEAAVIGTHDHLVENLVELLPPRKENLNLKRALCNAARGGRIRMEVIWYLARKISSRHDDTISKHDDIISSLTLAGHMDIVLFLENSQQAASEDTKHDRMLAYLVPMLSYFRSRARLNFWENIIYKNIPSCLFHTSFGKCKATELTKVSFIKRIVESKLRQEFGNLALLNKIFTMDIPKIREFLLTSNIVIDAASRGISDFVQLCLMFFPELMWEKNFTKELIKEVVKGRHVELFRRLSAHNTTPYLTDDELTRRSLMEAVVEWSPRCVSADVSGAAFLIQRELQWFKVVEDMSDPSLKRLKFKVSKEEDGSDPSFKSLKLEETKERRGKTYWEVFVEQRQDLLKEAGQWMKDTSSSCSLISTLIITVAFAAAFTAPGGNDDDGIPIFLKKSSFIVFAIADALALFSSVTATLMFLAILTSRYAIEDFVHSLPRKMILGLTFLFLSLAFMMVAFGSALTMVLNQRLEWIYIPITLFAAIPIILFALLQLPLYVEMFESTGWPPLYRPIKIWK; encoded by the exons ATGGATATCCCAAGCGGCGTGTTGACGTTGCCACCACCGCCAG TGGCTAATGAAGAAGGAAATTCAGAAGGCACAAGAACTGATAAAG TCATTCCAATAAAGGTGATCCATCCAGGATTGCTTGAGGTTGCAATGACAGGACATTGGACATCTGTCCAGCAAGAGGTTTCTCATGATAGCAAATCAGTGATGGCCGAAGTTATGACCGTAGAGGATGGACCTGTTACTGTGCTTGAGGCTGCGGTTATTGGCACACATGATCACTTGGTCGAGAACCTAGTCGAGCTCTTGcctccaagaaaagaaaatttaaatttaaagagGGCCCTCTGCAATGCTGCTCGAGGTGGAAGAATAAGGATG GAGGTTATTTGGTACCTGGCGAGGAAAATATCCTCCCGACATGATGATACTATCAGTAAGCATGATGATATTATCAGCAGCCTTACTCTGGCCGGTCATATGG ACATAGtcttatttttagaaaactCCCAGCAAGCGGCAAGTGAAGATACTAAACACGATAGAATGTTGGCATACTTGGTGCCTATGTTGTCTTACTTCCGTAGTAGAGCTAGACTCAACTTTTGGGAAAACATTATTTACAAAA ATATTCCTTCATGCTTGTTCCATACATCATTTGGCAAATGTAAAGCAACGGAGTTGACCAAAG TTTCTTTCATCAAAAGGATTGTAGAATCGAAGTTGAGGCAAGAATTTGGAAATCTAGCTCTTCTCAACAAGATATTTACTATGGATATTCCCAAAATACGGGAGTTTTTATTGACTTCAAACATTGTCATTGACGCTGCATCTCGTGGAATCTCTGACTTTGTCCAATTATGTTTGATGTTTTTCCCGGAGTTGAtgtgggaaaaaaatttcacaaaagaaCTGATCAAAGAAGTTGTGAAGGGACGGCATGTCGAGTTGTTTAGACGACTGAGCGCACACAACACAACTCCATATTTGACTGATGATGAGTTGACGAGACGTAGCCTGATGGAGGCAGTAGTAGAATGGTCACCAAGATGTGTATCGGCAGATGTTTCTGGAGCAGCTTTTCTTATACAGAGGGAACTTCAGTGGTTTAAG GTGGTGGAAGATATGAGCGATCCTTCTTTAAAACGTCTGAAGTTTAAG GTatcgaaagaggaagatgggAGCGATCCTTCTTTCAAAAGTCtaaaattggaagaaacaaaagaaaggagagggAAAACATATTGGGAAGTTTTTGTAGAACAACGCCAAGATTTGCTCAAAGAGGCTGGACAATGGATGAAGGATACATCATCATCCTGTAGTCTCATCTCGACTCTCATCATTACGGTAGCTTTTGCTGCTGCTTTTACGGCACCTGGAGGCAACGATGACGACGGGATCCCGATCTTTCTAAAGAAGAGCTCGTTTATTGTATTTGCGATTGCAGACGCTCTTGCTCTCTTCTCCTCTGTCACCGCCACCTTGATGTTCTTGGCTATCCTAACTTCACGCTATGCCATTGAAGATTTTGTCCACTCGCTGCCGAGAAAAATGATACTAGGCctcacttttctcttcctctctttggcCTTTATGATGGTAGCGTTTGGTTCTGCTCTTACAATGGTCTTAAACCAACGATTAGAGTGGATCTACATCCCAATTACTTTGTTTGCTGCCATTCCTATCATATTGTTTGCACTCCTACAGCTTCCCTTGTACGTTGAAATGTTCGAATCCACTGGCTGGCCTCCCCTCTACCGTCCCATTAAGATATGGAAATAA
- the LOC104438120 gene encoding uncharacterized protein LOC104438120 isoform X5, which translates to MDIPSGVLTLPPPPVANEEGNSEGTRTDKVIPIKVIHPGLLEVAMTGHWTSVQQEVSHDSKSVMAEVMTVEDGPVTVLEAAVIGTHDHLVENLVELLPPRKENLNLKRALCNAARGGRIRMVKALISKIEFESESLALALLTAISWAPIQKEVIWYLARKISSRHDDTISKHDDIISSLTLAGHMVSFIKRIVESKLRQEFGNLALLNKIFTMDIPKIREFLLTSNIVIDAASRGISDFVQLCLMFFPELMWEKNFTKELIKEVVKGRHVELFRRLSAHNTTPYLTDDELTRRSLMEAVVEWSPRCVSADVSGAAFLIQRELQWFKVVEDMSDPSLKRLKFKVSKEEDGSDPSFKSLKLEETKERRGKTYWEVFVEQRQDLLKEAGQWMKDTSSSCSLISTLIITVAFAAAFTAPGGNDDDGIPIFLKKSSFIVFAIADALALFSSVTATLMFLAILTSRYAIEDFVHSLPRKMILGLTFLFLSLAFMMVAFGSALTMVLNQRLEWIYIPITLFAAIPIILFALLQLPLYVEMFESTGWPPLYRPIKIWK; encoded by the exons ATGGATATCCCAAGCGGCGTGTTGACGTTGCCACCACCGCCAG TGGCTAATGAAGAAGGAAATTCAGAAGGCACAAGAACTGATAAAG TCATTCCAATAAAGGTGATCCATCCAGGATTGCTTGAGGTTGCAATGACAGGACATTGGACATCTGTCCAGCAAGAGGTTTCTCATGATAGCAAATCAGTGATGGCCGAAGTTATGACCGTAGAGGATGGACCTGTTACTGTGCTTGAGGCTGCGGTTATTGGCACACATGATCACTTGGTCGAGAACCTAGTCGAGCTCTTGcctccaagaaaagaaaatttaaatttaaagagGGCCCTCTGCAATGCTGCTCGAGGTGGAAGAATAAGGATGGTAAAGGCATTAATAagcaaaattgaatttgaatctgaaagTTTAGCCCTTGCCTTATTGACTGCGATTTCTTGGGCTCCTATTCAAAAGGAGGTTATTTGGTACCTGGCGAGGAAAATATCCTCCCGACATGATGATACTATCAGTAAGCATGATGATATTATCAGCAGCCTTACTCTGGCCGGTCATATGG TTTCTTTCATCAAAAGGATTGTAGAATCGAAGTTGAGGCAAGAATTTGGAAATCTAGCTCTTCTCAACAAGATATTTACTATGGATATTCCCAAAATACGGGAGTTTTTATTGACTTCAAACATTGTCATTGACGCTGCATCTCGTGGAATCTCTGACTTTGTCCAATTATGTTTGATGTTTTTCCCGGAGTTGAtgtgggaaaaaaatttcacaaaagaaCTGATCAAAGAAGTTGTGAAGGGACGGCATGTCGAGTTGTTTAGACGACTGAGCGCACACAACACAACTCCATATTTGACTGATGATGAGTTGACGAGACGTAGCCTGATGGAGGCAGTAGTAGAATGGTCACCAAGATGTGTATCGGCAGATGTTTCTGGAGCAGCTTTTCTTATACAGAGGGAACTTCAGTGGTTTAAG GTGGTGGAAGATATGAGCGATCCTTCTTTAAAACGTCTGAAGTTTAAG GTatcgaaagaggaagatgggAGCGATCCTTCTTTCAAAAGTCtaaaattggaagaaacaaaagaaaggagagggAAAACATATTGGGAAGTTTTTGTAGAACAACGCCAAGATTTGCTCAAAGAGGCTGGACAATGGATGAAGGATACATCATCATCCTGTAGTCTCATCTCGACTCTCATCATTACGGTAGCTTTTGCTGCTGCTTTTACGGCACCTGGAGGCAACGATGACGACGGGATCCCGATCTTTCTAAAGAAGAGCTCGTTTATTGTATTTGCGATTGCAGACGCTCTTGCTCTCTTCTCCTCTGTCACCGCCACCTTGATGTTCTTGGCTATCCTAACTTCACGCTATGCCATTGAAGATTTTGTCCACTCGCTGCCGAGAAAAATGATACTAGGCctcacttttctcttcctctctttggcCTTTATGATGGTAGCGTTTGGTTCTGCTCTTACAATGGTCTTAAACCAACGATTAGAGTGGATCTACATCCCAATTACTTTGTTTGCTGCCATTCCTATCATATTGTTTGCACTCCTACAGCTTCCCTTGTACGTTGAAATGTTCGAATCCACTGGCTGGCCTCCCCTCTACCGTCCCATTAAGATATGGAAATAA
- the LOC104438120 gene encoding uncharacterized protein LOC104438120 isoform X3: MDIPSGVLTLPPPPVANEEGNSEGTRTDKVIPIKVIHPGLLEVAMTGHWTSVQQEVSHDSKSVMAEVMTVEDGPVTVLEAAVIGTHDHLVENLVELLPPRKENLNLKRALCNAARGGRIRMVKALISKIEFESESLALALLTAISWAPIQKEVIWYLARKISSRHDDTISKHDDIISSLTLAGHMDIVLFLENSQQAASEDTKHDRMLAYLVPMLSYFRSRARLNFWENIIYKISFIKRIVESKLRQEFGNLALLNKIFTMDIPKIREFLLTSNIVIDAASRGISDFVQLCLMFFPELMWEKNFTKELIKEVVKGRHVELFRRLSAHNTTPYLTDDELTRRSLMEAVVEWSPRCVSADVSGAAFLIQRELQWFKVVEDMSDPSLKRLKFKVSKEEDGSDPSFKSLKLEETKERRGKTYWEVFVEQRQDLLKEAGQWMKDTSSSCSLISTLIITVAFAAAFTAPGGNDDDGIPIFLKKSSFIVFAIADALALFSSVTATLMFLAILTSRYAIEDFVHSLPRKMILGLTFLFLSLAFMMVAFGSALTMVLNQRLEWIYIPITLFAAIPIILFALLQLPLYVEMFESTGWPPLYRPIKIWK; this comes from the exons ATGGATATCCCAAGCGGCGTGTTGACGTTGCCACCACCGCCAG TGGCTAATGAAGAAGGAAATTCAGAAGGCACAAGAACTGATAAAG TCATTCCAATAAAGGTGATCCATCCAGGATTGCTTGAGGTTGCAATGACAGGACATTGGACATCTGTCCAGCAAGAGGTTTCTCATGATAGCAAATCAGTGATGGCCGAAGTTATGACCGTAGAGGATGGACCTGTTACTGTGCTTGAGGCTGCGGTTATTGGCACACATGATCACTTGGTCGAGAACCTAGTCGAGCTCTTGcctccaagaaaagaaaatttaaatttaaagagGGCCCTCTGCAATGCTGCTCGAGGTGGAAGAATAAGGATGGTAAAGGCATTAATAagcaaaattgaatttgaatctgaaagTTTAGCCCTTGCCTTATTGACTGCGATTTCTTGGGCTCCTATTCAAAAGGAGGTTATTTGGTACCTGGCGAGGAAAATATCCTCCCGACATGATGATACTATCAGTAAGCATGATGATATTATCAGCAGCCTTACTCTGGCCGGTCATATGG ACATAGtcttatttttagaaaactCCCAGCAAGCGGCAAGTGAAGATACTAAACACGATAGAATGTTGGCATACTTGGTGCCTATGTTGTCTTACTTCCGTAGTAGAGCTAGACTCAACTTTTGGGAAAACATTATTTACAAAA TTTCTTTCATCAAAAGGATTGTAGAATCGAAGTTGAGGCAAGAATTTGGAAATCTAGCTCTTCTCAACAAGATATTTACTATGGATATTCCCAAAATACGGGAGTTTTTATTGACTTCAAACATTGTCATTGACGCTGCATCTCGTGGAATCTCTGACTTTGTCCAATTATGTTTGATGTTTTTCCCGGAGTTGAtgtgggaaaaaaatttcacaaaagaaCTGATCAAAGAAGTTGTGAAGGGACGGCATGTCGAGTTGTTTAGACGACTGAGCGCACACAACACAACTCCATATTTGACTGATGATGAGTTGACGAGACGTAGCCTGATGGAGGCAGTAGTAGAATGGTCACCAAGATGTGTATCGGCAGATGTTTCTGGAGCAGCTTTTCTTATACAGAGGGAACTTCAGTGGTTTAAG GTGGTGGAAGATATGAGCGATCCTTCTTTAAAACGTCTGAAGTTTAAG GTatcgaaagaggaagatgggAGCGATCCTTCTTTCAAAAGTCtaaaattggaagaaacaaaagaaaggagagggAAAACATATTGGGAAGTTTTTGTAGAACAACGCCAAGATTTGCTCAAAGAGGCTGGACAATGGATGAAGGATACATCATCATCCTGTAGTCTCATCTCGACTCTCATCATTACGGTAGCTTTTGCTGCTGCTTTTACGGCACCTGGAGGCAACGATGACGACGGGATCCCGATCTTTCTAAAGAAGAGCTCGTTTATTGTATTTGCGATTGCAGACGCTCTTGCTCTCTTCTCCTCTGTCACCGCCACCTTGATGTTCTTGGCTATCCTAACTTCACGCTATGCCATTGAAGATTTTGTCCACTCGCTGCCGAGAAAAATGATACTAGGCctcacttttctcttcctctctttggcCTTTATGATGGTAGCGTTTGGTTCTGCTCTTACAATGGTCTTAAACCAACGATTAGAGTGGATCTACATCCCAATTACTTTGTTTGCTGCCATTCCTATCATATTGTTTGCACTCCTACAGCTTCCCTTGTACGTTGAAATGTTCGAATCCACTGGCTGGCCTCCCCTCTACCGTCCCATTAAGATATGGAAATAA
- the LOC104438120 gene encoding uncharacterized protein LOC104438120 isoform X2, whose protein sequence is MDIPSGVLTLPPPPVANEEGNSEGTRTDKGLLEVAMTGHWTSVQQEVSHDSKSVMAEVMTVEDGPVTVLEAAVIGTHDHLVENLVELLPPRKENLNLKRALCNAARGGRIRMVKALISKIEFESESLALALLTAISWAPIQKEVIWYLARKISSRHDDTISKHDDIISSLTLAGHMDIVLFLENSQQAASEDTKHDRMLAYLVPMLSYFRSRARLNFWENIIYKNIPSCLFHTSFGKCKATELTKVSFIKRIVESKLRQEFGNLALLNKIFTMDIPKIREFLLTSNIVIDAASRGISDFVQLCLMFFPELMWEKNFTKELIKEVVKGRHVELFRRLSAHNTTPYLTDDELTRRSLMEAVVEWSPRCVSADVSGAAFLIQRELQWFKVVEDMSDPSLKRLKFKVSKEEDGSDPSFKSLKLEETKERRGKTYWEVFVEQRQDLLKEAGQWMKDTSSSCSLISTLIITVAFAAAFTAPGGNDDDGIPIFLKKSSFIVFAIADALALFSSVTATLMFLAILTSRYAIEDFVHSLPRKMILGLTFLFLSLAFMMVAFGSALTMVLNQRLEWIYIPITLFAAIPIILFALLQLPLYVEMFESTGWPPLYRPIKIWK, encoded by the exons ATGGATATCCCAAGCGGCGTGTTGACGTTGCCACCACCGCCAG TGGCTAATGAAGAAGGAAATTCAGAAGGCACAAGAACTGATAAAG GATTGCTTGAGGTTGCAATGACAGGACATTGGACATCTGTCCAGCAAGAGGTTTCTCATGATAGCAAATCAGTGATGGCCGAAGTTATGACCGTAGAGGATGGACCTGTTACTGTGCTTGAGGCTGCGGTTATTGGCACACATGATCACTTGGTCGAGAACCTAGTCGAGCTCTTGcctccaagaaaagaaaatttaaatttaaagagGGCCCTCTGCAATGCTGCTCGAGGTGGAAGAATAAGGATGGTAAAGGCATTAATAagcaaaattgaatttgaatctgaaagTTTAGCCCTTGCCTTATTGACTGCGATTTCTTGGGCTCCTATTCAAAAGGAGGTTATTTGGTACCTGGCGAGGAAAATATCCTCCCGACATGATGATACTATCAGTAAGCATGATGATATTATCAGCAGCCTTACTCTGGCCGGTCATATGG ACATAGtcttatttttagaaaactCCCAGCAAGCGGCAAGTGAAGATACTAAACACGATAGAATGTTGGCATACTTGGTGCCTATGTTGTCTTACTTCCGTAGTAGAGCTAGACTCAACTTTTGGGAAAACATTATTTACAAAA ATATTCCTTCATGCTTGTTCCATACATCATTTGGCAAATGTAAAGCAACGGAGTTGACCAAAG TTTCTTTCATCAAAAGGATTGTAGAATCGAAGTTGAGGCAAGAATTTGGAAATCTAGCTCTTCTCAACAAGATATTTACTATGGATATTCCCAAAATACGGGAGTTTTTATTGACTTCAAACATTGTCATTGACGCTGCATCTCGTGGAATCTCTGACTTTGTCCAATTATGTTTGATGTTTTTCCCGGAGTTGAtgtgggaaaaaaatttcacaaaagaaCTGATCAAAGAAGTTGTGAAGGGACGGCATGTCGAGTTGTTTAGACGACTGAGCGCACACAACACAACTCCATATTTGACTGATGATGAGTTGACGAGACGTAGCCTGATGGAGGCAGTAGTAGAATGGTCACCAAGATGTGTATCGGCAGATGTTTCTGGAGCAGCTTTTCTTATACAGAGGGAACTTCAGTGGTTTAAG GTGGTGGAAGATATGAGCGATCCTTCTTTAAAACGTCTGAAGTTTAAG GTatcgaaagaggaagatgggAGCGATCCTTCTTTCAAAAGTCtaaaattggaagaaacaaaagaaaggagagggAAAACATATTGGGAAGTTTTTGTAGAACAACGCCAAGATTTGCTCAAAGAGGCTGGACAATGGATGAAGGATACATCATCATCCTGTAGTCTCATCTCGACTCTCATCATTACGGTAGCTTTTGCTGCTGCTTTTACGGCACCTGGAGGCAACGATGACGACGGGATCCCGATCTTTCTAAAGAAGAGCTCGTTTATTGTATTTGCGATTGCAGACGCTCTTGCTCTCTTCTCCTCTGTCACCGCCACCTTGATGTTCTTGGCTATCCTAACTTCACGCTATGCCATTGAAGATTTTGTCCACTCGCTGCCGAGAAAAATGATACTAGGCctcacttttctcttcctctctttggcCTTTATGATGGTAGCGTTTGGTTCTGCTCTTACAATGGTCTTAAACCAACGATTAGAGTGGATCTACATCCCAATTACTTTGTTTGCTGCCATTCCTATCATATTGTTTGCACTCCTACAGCTTCCCTTGTACGTTGAAATGTTCGAATCCACTGGCTGGCCTCCCCTCTACCGTCCCATTAAGATATGGAAATAA